The following are encoded together in the Cryptococcus neoformans var. neoformans JEC21 chromosome 9 sequence genome:
- a CDS encoding cytosine-purine permease, putative — MSITPPEYDEKDIEAQTYVSPAGRQHDHASAGGLLEADDGVPRGKGISAPLWKAMAWFDRFGVEARGIERVPEDDRPHTSWWDNGTLWFSVNSCVGTFSVGYLGHLYYGMGLRDAALTIVFFNLLSCAPVAYMCTFGKELGLRQMVLSRFALGYWTGVIPVIFNLIACCGWATMNTIAGISCWRAISTTHQIPVVAAAVILALLTLIVSFCGYKVIHLYEKFAGYPVLIAFLVSMGTSAKYMDLPGAWGPSGPVEAAGVLTFGCAIVGYAIGWVGFAADFTVSMPRETSTKKLFWVTFWGLAIPLIFIELMGALAVTTFSARPDWEEMFNDGAAGGLLAGLLQPCGGFGKFLLVILGLSTVAVNTPNVYIFTNTFHALSPYCQAIPRPFIALIVSIIYAVLAAAGANSFSAVLENLLLFLAYWLAMYFGIVATEHLVFRKNSFDNYVPDDYTNWRMLPLGVAGFFALGLGWTGAALGMNTSWFIGPIAKQIGGGGDVGFELAFGFAVTTFIPLRYFEKKYWGH, encoded by the exons ATGTCCATTACACCACCTGAATACGACGAAAAAGATATCGAAGCCCAAACCTATGTTTCCCCAGCAGGCCGCCAACATGATCACGCCTCTGCAGGTGGTCTTCTAGAGGCTGACGATGGTGTACCCCGAGGAAAGGGtatctctgcccctttaTGGAAAGCCATGGCCTGGTTTGATCGG TTTGGCGTTGAAGCAAGAGGTATTGAAAGAGTACCAGAAGATGATAGGCCTCATACCAGCTG GTGGGATAACGGCACACTTTGGTTCTCTGTCAACTCTTGTGTCGGCACTTTCAGTGTAGGCTACTTGGGACATCTCTACTACGGTATGGGCCTTCGAGATGCCGCTCTCACTattgtcttcttcaacttgcTTTCCTGCGCTCCCGTCGCTTATATGTGCACTTTCGGTAAA GAACTTGGACTTCGTCAGATGGTTCTTTCACGTTTTGCCCTTGGTTACTGGACCGGAGTTATCCCCGTTATCTTCAACTTGATTGCTTGTTGTGGTTGGGCCA CCATGAACACTATTGCTGGTATCTCTTGTTGGCGAGCAATCAGCACCACCCATCAAATACCTGTGgtcgctgctgctgtgaTCCTTGCTCTCCTTACTCTTATCGTTTCCTTCTGTGGATACAAGGTCATCCACCTTTACGAAAAATTTGCTGGTTACCCTGTTTTGAT CGCTTTTCTGGTGTCAATGGGCACTTCTGCCAAGTACATGGATCTCCCAGGCGCGTGGGGTCCCAGCGGACCTGTAGAAGCCGCCGGTGTTCTCACGTTTGGCTGTGCTATTGTCGGATACGC GATTGGATGGGTCGGTTTCGCTgccgactttacagtctcCATGCCCAGAGAGACGAGCACCAAAAAGCTTTTTTGGGTTACCTTCTGGGGCTTGGCGATTCCGCTGATCTTCATTGAGCTTATGGGTGCTTTGGCAGTCACTACCTTTAGTGCCCGACCTGACTGGGAAGAGATGT TCAACGATGGTGCGGCTGGTGGCTTACTTGCCGgtcttcttcagccttgTGGTGGCTTTGGTAAATTCCTGCTTGTCATCCTCGGTTTGTCAACTGTGGCTGTCAACACACC CAATGTTTATATTTTCACCAACACCTTCCACGCCCTCTCTCCTTACTGCCAAGCTATCCCCCGACCTTTCATCGCCCTCATTGTCAGCATCATCTACGCTGTTCTCGCCGCGGCCGGTGCAAACTCCTTCTCTGCCGTGCTTGaaaaccttcttctcttcttggctTACTGGCTCGCCATGTACTTCGGTATCGTGGCGACTGAGCATTTGGTATTTAGGAAGAACAGCTTTGACAATTATGTGCCAGATGATTACACAAACTGGAGGATGTTGCCTTTGGGTGTCGCTGGGTTCTTTGCCTTAGGTCTCGGATGGACAGGTGCTGCTCTTG GCATGAACACTTCTTGGTTTATCGGCCCTATTGCCAAACAAATcggaggtggtggtgatgtgGGCTTTGAGCTGGCCTTTGGATTTGCAGTAACGACCTTCATACCACTGCGATACTTTGAAAAGAAGTATTGGGGCCATTAG
- a CDS encoding cytosine-purine permease, putative, with the protein MSHNLKEPIQPLPISSESYELKDRRKSSSVNQVDYLPQYSDELVKKKGRQGERVVGLAKRTMDILVEHGVEERGIDPRPENERDELNKWTYLPQFTLWAAWNTNILSFSEGVIGPSLFGLDWKTSCLCIVFFTAASALPVAYCATNGPKTGMRQMVQARYGMGYGLALIYGILNCATMIGFMALTAILAGQCLALASNSTMSWDVGIVIAALIALILSFVGLNALHIVSLASFPVMVILYVVLAGVVGDKLHLVQSDVAKAATAVTASGVLGYGASLIGFSITYTSLASDFTTSLPPQTPGWKLFLCVYVGMVVPMILCQMFGAACQLAAYSIPDWETASNVGVPNLIYTMTGNGNGASRFVMVLFSLSVVANTAPTIYSAGLSGQVAIPWLVRVPRYFLALVVSAIYLPIAICGASKFYSALENFSSVLSYWSALYIPPTLIEPILFRGPVSRKTYPVEIWNQIGKLPIGLAAIFAAICGIPVVTGGMAQSWWTGWIARKIEGTGDIAFEIGFVVVGLIYIPARYLERKFTGR; encoded by the exons ATGTCCCACAATCTCAAAGAGCCAATACAGCCACTACCGATCAGCAGCGAGTCATACGAGCTCAAAGATCGGAGAAAAAGTTCATCCGTGAATCAGGTCGACTATTTACCGCAGTACAGCGATGAACTtgtgaagaaaaagggcCGGCAAGGCGAGCGCGTGGTCGGATTGGCAAAGAGAACTATGGATATTCTGGTAGAGCACGGTGTAGAAGAACGGGGTATTGATCCTAGACCAGAAAAT GAACGGGACGAGTTGAACAAATGGACCTATTTGCCACAATTCACCCTTTGGGCTGCTTGGAACACCAACATTCTATCA TTTTCAGAGGGTGTCATCGGACCTTCGTTGTTTGGCCTTGACTGGAAAACCAGCTGCCTGTGCATTGTGTTTTTTACGGCGGCCTCCGCGCTGCCGGTTGCCTACTGTGCAACCAATGGTCCCAAGACGGGTATGAGGCAAATGGTGCAAGCTCGTTACGGTATGGG CTATGGCTTGGCTCTTATCTATGGTATACTCAACTGCGCCACCATGATCGGCTTCATGGCTCTCACTGCTATCCTTGCTGGACAGTGTCTCGCCTTGGCTTCTAACTCTACCATGAGCTGGGATGTCGGAATTGTTATTGCTGCTCTCATCGCTCTCATC CTTTCGTTTGTCGGACTCAACGCTTTACACATTGTTTCCCTTGCCTCTTTCCCTGTCATGGTCATCCTCTATGTCGTGCTTGCAGGTGTTGTTGGTGACAAACTTCACCTCGTCCAGTCCGATGTGGCCAAGGCTGCGACCGCCGTGACAGCTAGCGGTGTTTTGGGTTATGGTGCCAGTTTGATCGGTTTTTCTATCACATATACCAGTTTAGCTAGTGACTTT ACAACCAGCTTGCCTCCCCAGACTCCAGGTTGGAAGCTTTTCCTCTGTGTCTATGTTGGCATGGTTGTCCCTATGATCCTTTGCCAGATGTTCGGTGCCGCCTGTCAGCTCGCAGCGTACTCCATCCCCGACTGGGAAACAGCGTCCAACGTTGGTGTCCCTAATCTCATCTATACCATGACTGGCAACGGTAACGGCGCATCTCGATTCGTGATGGTACTTTTCAGTCTGAGTGTTGTCGCCAATACCGCTCCTACTATTTACAGCGCCGGTCTCAGTGGTCAGGTCGCTATCCCATGGCTTGTCCGAG TGCCTCGATACTTCCTCGCTCTCGTCGTATCTGCCATCTACCTCCCCATCGCCATCTGCGGCGCATCCAAGTTCTATTCCGCCTTGGAAAATTTTTCATCTGTCCTTTCCTACTGGAGTGCATTGTACATCCCTCCGACACTTATCGAgcccatcctcttccgagGACCAGTGAGTAGGAAAACTTATCCTGTGGAGATCTGGAATCAGATTGGAAAGTTGCCAATCGGACTTGCCGCCATTTTCGCCGCCATCTGT GGTATCCCTGTGGTGACCGGTGGTATGGCTCAGAGTTGGTGGACTGGATGGATTGCTAGGAAGATTGAGGGAAC CGGCGATATTGCGTTCGAGATTGgtttcgtcgtcgtcggtCTCATCTACATCCCTGCTCGTTATCTCGAGAGGAAATTTACCGGTCGATAA
- a CDS encoding GTPase inhibitor, putative, protein MSRSPSPTLSDSALLDSLEDSFDFSAHREARMEALSRQIKQVKDLRESEYGRVVEFNEEKALIERMAKEKYCVLHFVHPNFQRCDIMDRHLSQLAPKHKHTLFLRANVDNVPFLVTKMAIKVLPCVMSYVDGRAVDRLIGFEELGQTDNFTTKALEFRLSQTGVLPTDLTLATNVSSSLLTQKQQGSRSDFEEEDSEEEKDRRRGKSGIRGGFRNKRGDESDDDW, encoded by the exons ATGTCAAgatcaccatctccaaccctCTCCGACTCGGCCCTCCTGGACTCGCTCGAAGATTCATTTGACTTCTCTGCCCACCGGGAGGCGCGAATGGAAGCTCTGTCAAGACAAATCAAACAGGTGAAAGACTTGAGAGAGAGTGAATATGGAAGGGTGGTGGAATTcaatgaagagaaagcgCTTATTGAGCGTATGGC TAAAGAAAAGTATTGCGTTTTACATTTTGTTCATCCTAATTTTCAGCGCTGTGATATAATGGATCGTCATCTGTCC CAACTCGCTCCAAAACACAAACacacccttttccttcgGGCAAACGTGGATAATGTCCCGTTCTTGGTGACCAAGATGGCAATCAAGGTTCTACCTTGCGTGATGTCGTACGTTGATGGGAGGGCCGTTGATCG GTTGATTGGTTTTGAAGAGCTCGGCCAAACAGACAACTTCACTACCAAAGCCCTCGAATTCCGGCTCTCACAAACAGGTGTTCTCCCAACAGATCTAACATTGGCGACCAACgtgtcttcttcgctcctCACTCAAAAACAGCAGGGATCTCGGTCGgattttgaagaggaggattcggaagaggaaaaggataggagaagaggaaaaagtggGATACGGGGCGGGTTTAGGAATAAGAGGGGAGACgagagtgatgatgacTGGTAG
- a CDS encoding DNA ligase, putative — protein MSDIEYPVKSNIRKKRTVILSDDEDEGLGPSVIKEQVSSPKHSHLSDEETEPPRKVAKTSSKVAPIFAPKEKKEKPSPKTSSALSKAPAKKIEVKSKGEKPLASIFTKATRKPEPKDDDEMSDEVKQKGKDEEEEDEIYDEVEDKQEGEAAVKLASIFTKNQKSVPVADKGWKDGEAVPYPALVSTFEKIEATTKRLEILEFLTQFLLVVAKRDTATDAKGSMLLKVVYLCINRLCPDYMGIELGIGESLLIKAIAESTGRAMPKIKEDLKKEGDLGKVAMNSRNTQSTMFKPKPLTVPYVFQCLTDIAKASGNASQAKKVGIIKKLLAACQGTEAKFIIRSLEGKLRIGLADKTVVVALAHAIVLKTIGDKKPPPEKLAIMLEQGAETVKAVYSELPSYDLVIPALLQGGVEGLRERCKLTPGVPLKPMLAKPTKAITEVLDRFEGKEFTCEYKYDGERAQVHLLEDGTISVFSRNSENMSAKYPDLVDQIPRSMKPTAKTFVIDAEAVAYDLETKKILPFQDLSRRKRKDVKAEDITVRVHIFAFDLLYLNGESLLAKELKERRQLLQEHFQPVESEFAFAKSSDGSTTEEIQALLEESVKDGCEGLMVKMLTSESSTYEPSRRSMNWLKLKKDYLSGVGDSLDLVVVGAYHGKGKRTAVYGAFLLACYDPDSEHYQTICKIGTGFSEEILTQFYELLKPLELEVVRGDIEVGGAKPDVWFEPRVVWEVLTADLSLSPIYAAAHGVIDSRGISLRFPRFIRIRDDKSADEATTAEQVSEFYQRQISAGGKKGAGADVDDFW, from the exons ATGAGCG ACATAGAGTATCCAGTTAAGTCTAATAtcaggaaaaagaggacgGTTATTCTTtcggatgacgaggacgaaggACTTGGTCCATCTGTGATTAAGGAGCAAGTCTCGTCTCCCAAACATTCTCATCTATCTGATGAAG AGACGGAGCCTCCCCGGAAAGTTGCAAAAACGTCATCCAAAGTCGCGCCTATCTTTGCTcccaaagagaagaaagaaaaaccATCTCCCAAGACTTCATCAGCTTTATCTAAAGCACCTGCCAAGAAGATAGAAGTAAAGAGCAAGGGTGAAAAACCACTTGCATCAATATTCACAAAAGCCACACGGAAGCCTGAGCCTAAGGATGACGACGAAATGTCGGACGAGGTGAAACAAAAGgggaaagatgaggaagaggaggatgagatatatgatgaagttgaggaTAAGCAGGAGGGAGAGGCCGCTGTCAAACT GGCCTCAATCTTTACCAAGAATCAAAAGTCTGTCCCTGTGGCTGACAAGGGCTGGAAAGACGGCGAAGC TGTCCCATATCCCGCTCTTGTATCAACGTTCGAAAAAATTGAGGCTACGACTAAGCGATTAGAGATCCTCGAATTCTTAACCCAGTTTTTACTCGTTGTTGCCAAGAGAGATACAGCCACAGACGCCAAAGGGTCTATGCTCCTTAAAGTGGTCTATCTTTGTATCAACAGG CTATGCCCCGACTATATGGGTATCGAACTTGGTATTGGAGAATCATTATTGATCAAGGCCATTGCGGAGAGCACAGGGCGGGCTATGCCCAAGATCAAAGAAGATTtaaagaaggaaggagaccTCGGAAAGGTTGCCATG AACTCTAGAAACACTCAATCAACCATGTTCAAACCCAAACCTTTGACAGTACCATATGTTTTCCAATGTCTCACTGATATCGCAAAGGCTAGCGGGAACGCG TCACAAGCAAAGAAAGTAGGCATTATTAAGAAACTCCTTGCTGCTTGCCAAGGCACCGAGGCCAAATTTATCATCCGATCCCTCGAAGGAAAATTACGAATCGGTCTTGCCGACAAGACAGTCGTGGTTGCCTTGGCTCACGCTATCGTCCTGAAGACAATTG GTGACAAAAAACCGCCACCTGAAAAACTTGCTATCATGCTGGAACAGGGCGCTGAGACTGTTAAAGCTGTCTATAG TGAGCTTCCATCGTACGACCTGGTAATCcctgctcttctccaaggAGGCGTAGAAGGTTTGAGAGAACGCTGTAAACTTACTCCAG GCGTTCCTCTCAAACCTATGCTTGCTAAGCCGACGAAAGCCATCACAGAGGTCCTTGACCGTTTCGAAGGCAAGGAATTCACTTGCGAGTACAAGTACGATGGAGAACGTGCCCAGGTCCACCTGTTGGAAGATGGTACCATTTCTGTGTTTAGTAGAAATTCGGAAAACATGAGTGCCAAGTATCCCGATCTGGTGGATCAAATACCGAGG TCTATGAAACCTACTGCCAAGACGTTTGTCATCGATGCCGAAGCCGTTGCTTATGATTTGGAAACCAAGAAgattcttcctttccaagACCTGAGTAGGCGAAAGCGAAAGGACGTCAAGGCCGAGGACATCACAGTGCGGGTGCATATCTTTGCGTTCGATTTGCTCTATCTCAATGGAGAG AGTCTTCTCGCTAAAGAGCTTAAAGAAAGACGACAGCTCCTACAAGAGCATTTCCAACCTGTGGAATCGGAGTTTGCGTTTGCCAAGTCATCAGATGGAAGCACGACAGAAGAGATCCAGGCATTGCTCGAAGAAAGTGTGAAGGATGGGTGTGAGGGTTTGATGGTGAAAATGCTCACTAGCGAGTCATCAACATATGAGCCCAGTAGAAGAAGTATGAATTGGCTCAAG CTCAAGAAAGACTACCTTTCAGGTGTTGGAGACTCTCTCGATCTTGTTGTCGTTGGAGCATATCATGGCAAAGGCAAACGTACAGCAGTCTATGGCGCTTTCCTCCTCGCGTGCTATGATCCCGATTCGGAACATTATCAGACTATCTGCAAGATTGGTACCGGTTTCTCCGAGGAAATCCTCACACAATTCTACGAGTTACTTAAACCTTTAGAACTGGAAGTCGTGAGAGGAGATATAGAGGTTGGAGGAGCCAAACCGGATGTATGGTTTGAGCCCAGAGTGGTCTGGGAGGTCTTAACAGCCGATTTGAGTTTAAGTCCGATTTACGCGGCGGCACATGGTGTA ATCGATTCTCGAGGAATCTCGCTCCGTTTCCCTCGGTTTATCAGGATTAGAGACGACAAGTCTGCTGACGAAGCCACAACGGCTGAGCAGGTCAGCGAGTTCTATCAACGTCAGATTTCGGCAGGTGGCAAGAAaggggcgggggcggaCGTGGATGACTTCTGGTAA
- a CDS encoding expressed protein, which translates to MFIQAIFGASVTAMAGLYALKSGANPTHSDNVPYEVDLHWMRKSIEVMPPCHFNAYGSVIVNASNNELLCSGYNSQLEIGDPTEHGEVNAIRNCVKKYTELGWTPAQITEIWPQSWIYTTAEPCPMCGSTILQSGFKRVVYGTSSPDLVGMGWTEYLVSVRNKWLRKAAVVQPGFGGNRPVTQVVGHVGNNETDPRLAWQFNLDYPCPEGCHRHGEEQICKPVA; encoded by the exons ATGTTTATTCAGGCGATCTTCGGTGCCAGCGTTACTGCCATGGCTGGGCTCTACGCCCTTAAATCTGGAGCGAACCCCACTCATTCGGACAATGTCCCTTACGAAGTCGACCTCCATTGGATGCGCAAATCTATTGAGGTGATGCCTCCCTGTCATTTCAACGCCTACGGCTCT GTTATTGTGAACGCTTCTAACAACGAGTTGTTATGTTCTGGATACAACTCACAGCTTGAAATTGGAGACCCTACTGAACATGGTGAAGTTAATGCTATTCGT AACTGTGTTAAGAAGTACACAGAGCTTGGCTGGACACCTGCTCAG ATCACTGAAATTTGGCCTCAATCTTGGATTTACACCACCGCCGAGCC TTGCCCCATGTGCGGCTCCACAATCCTTCAAT CTGGCTTCAAACGAGTCGTCTATGGTACTTCGAGTCCCGATCTAGTCGGCATGGGTTGGACCGAATACCTCGTCTCCGTCCGTAACAAATGGCTCCGTAAAGCTGCTGTCGTCCAACCCGGTTTTGGCGGCAATCGACCGGTCACACAAGTCGTAGGGCATGTGGGCAACAATGAGACCGACCCGCGACTCGCTTGGCAGTTTAACCTTGATTATCCTTGTCCTGAGGGGTGCCACAGGCATGGAGAGGAACAGATTTGCAAGCCTGTTGCTTGA
- a CDS encoding signal transduction-related protein, putative has translation MKFGRYLQENLTPEWKRAYIDYRACKKAIKVIAARLGQIKQEEDVDGGGSSSGPDDDHGPSAPQIKSPDTLRGSKGSLRSRLGTARDTPRLARFSSRPSENQSPNYGSTLESPHPHPPQPAVSNPPPLDLGEPGVDDDYTPSTDLRTDELHLASNPDQCKDRSHTPNPKKGVAFSPTAEEIGGQRIDELPETSTRSQSSEDGKSSDGVVQSDSREPLKRRPADLIVNTDKTAPSPRLLGRSGKGFLTPRLSSIRGDATPTSRGNKSPARSPARSLRSMTLPSPALGIRTTATSAHPTETFDDLYDRMERDEKAFFDLLQRQLDKVEKFYVEREQEAIKRAHDLRVQLRELADHRKLYHEIYPEGIPEWEAKMGRILPNGVQPRAPAFTKIRSRFKYTFDDRENTSSNPNERPNGDPNVTSSGSQSPVMSEHERQHLRQAMAEDKEHQTYSPERYQKYKKDLRNAVLEFYRQLELIKNYRIMNLTGFRKALKKFEKVTKIPCLEMYTDERIAKCTFSKSEAIDDLIKQCEELYTVHFEHGDSKKARERLRRQQMEKTHYQSVFRSGLMLGIGLPAAIAALVEACRDETRREIPSWEGLLQAYGGLYLPVIFALLFELNLWAYVRARINYEFVMELARPAIDYRSFMEIPAFLFLTLSYCFYFSFARVGSSNIDPTTWPAAWLIFLCVFWLNPLPVLRRGTRYWLLRVMFRVLTPGYSRVEFIAFFLADELNSLAYSLQNIYFIACSYANKWPGNIFTVCPAGRSWQYAIFLCLPALSRLIQCLKRYHDSKLNIHLINAGKYASVITQQCLFVWWRNKGNNDSGASFIIWVIIATISAIYTCSWDFIIDWSLFRPNSGLLRKDLGYSRRYVYYFAMVSNFLIRFVFVWYIPFSTQNIRLRSFFFSLAEMLRRWQWNFFRVETEHLGNADAYRVTREIPLPYRRVDRDSDEESDPHEIEKSKGRSGRHHMSVNLDRLRRSIRDRNTDEGRGPDALDAGPRGHAPERDYEARRPGDIQERVPIGEQRV, from the exons ATGAAGTTCGGACG TTATCTACAGGAGAATCTCACTCCTGAGTGGAAACGGGCGTACATCGATTATCGAGCCTGCAAGAAAGCAATTAAAGTCATCGCTGCTCGTCTAGGGCAGATCaaacaggaagaagatgtagaCGGAGGTGGTAGCAGCTCGGGGCCGGATGACGACCATGGCCCTTCAGCACCCCAAATAAAATCCCCGGATACATTGAGAGGGTCTAAAGGGTCTTTGCGCAGTAGATTGGGTACTGCAAGGGACACACCTCGCTTGGCAAGATTTTCG TCAAGACCTTCTGAAAATCAATCTCCAAACTATGGGTCAACCTTAGAAtcacctcatcctcatcctccacaacCTGCCGTCAGCAACCCACCACCTCTCGATCTAGGCGAGCCTGGAGTGGATGATGACTACACACCTTCAACCGACCTACGTACTGACGAACTCCATCTTGCCTCAAATCCTGACCAATGCAAAGACAGAAGCCATACACCTAATCCCAAGAAAGGCGTTGCCTTTAGTCCAACTGCAGAGGAAATTGGAGGTCAAAGGATAGATGAATTGCCAGAGACATCAACCCGGTCACAATCCAGTGAAGATGGTAAATCTTCCGATGGTGTCGTGCAGAGTGACTCCCGAGAACCTTTGAAAAGAAGACCTGCAGATCTTATTGTGAATACGGACAAAACAGCTCCTAGTCCAAGATTACTGGGTAGAAGTGGCAAAGGGTTTTTGACCCCGAGATTATCGAGTATCAGAGGCGATGCGACACCCACGTCAAGAGGCAATAAAAGTCCTGCCAGGAGTCCAGCCAGAAGTCTTA GGTCTATGACGCTCCCTTCACCTGCTCTCGGTATTCGTACTACCGCAACTTCTGCTCATCCCACTGAGACCTTTGACGACCTCTACGACCGCATGGAACGCGATGAAAAAGCATTCTTTGATTTACTTCAAAGGCAGCTCGACAAAGTTGAAAAGTTTTATGTGGAAAGGGAGCAAGAAGCCATCAAGCGCGCACATGATCTCCGGGTCCAATTACGCGAGCTTGCAGACCATCGTAAGCTCTATCATGAGATTTATCCCGAAGGTATACCAGAGTGGGAAGCAAAGATGGGGAGGATTTTGCCAAACGGCGTACAACCAAGGGCACCAGCTTTTACCAAAATTCGGAGCCGATTTAAATACACATTTGACGACAGGGAAAACACCTCTTCAAACCCTAATGAGAGGCCCAATGGAGATCCGAATGTGACGTCGTCAGGGTCCCAATCACCGGTCATGAGCGAGCATGAAAGGCAGCATCTGCGGCAGGCCATGGCAGAGGACAAGGAACATCAGACGTACAGCCCGGAGAGGTATCAAAAATACAAGAAAGACCTGAGGAATGCAGTATTGGAATTTTACCGGCAGCTCGAGTTAATCAAGAACTACAGA ATTATGAATCTCACTGGCTTTAGAAAGGCCTTGAAAAAGTTTGAAAAAGTCACAAAG ATACCATGCCTCGAGATGTACACAGACGAACGCATTGCGAAATGCACATTTTCAAAAAGCGAAGCTATCGATGATCTCATCAAGCAGTGCGAGGAACTTTATACAGTTCATTTTG AGCATGGTGATTCAAAGAAAGCTAGGGAGAGGCTTCGTAGACAGCAGATGGAGAAAACACATTACCAAAGCGTCTTCCGGTCAGGTTTGATGCTCGGTATCGGGCTCCCGGCGGCTATAGCAGCTCTTGTAGAAG CTTGTCGAGATGAAACTCGGAGAGAGATCCCTAGCTGGGAAGGTTTACTGCAAGCCTACGGCGGACTCTACTTACCCGTCATTTTTGCGCTGCTCTTTGAGCTTAATTTATGGGCGTATGTCCGGGCTAGAATCAATTATGAA TTCGTCATGGAGCTTGCAAGACCTGCCATCGATTACCGGTCTTTCATGGAG ATACCTGCATTCTTGTTCTTGACCCTCAGCTATTGCTTCTATTTCTCCTTTGCTCGTGTAGGAAGCTCAAACATTGATCCTACGAC ATGGCCAGCTGCATGGCTTATATTCTTATGTGTGTTCTGGCTCAATCCTCTCCCGGTACTTCGAAGGGGAACACGATACTGGCTTCTGCGAGTCATGTTTCGAGTTCTTACTCCAGGCTACAGCCGCGTTGAG TTCATTGCGTTCTTTCTTGCCGATGAACTCAATAGTCTGGCCTACTCTCTCCAAAACATCTACTTTATCGCCTGTTCAT ATGCCAACAAATGGCCGGGGAATATATTTACCGTTTGTCCGGCCGGTAGATCTTGGCAATATGCCATTTTCCTGTGCCTGCCGGCATTGTCGCGTCTCATTCAGTGTCTGAAGCGTTATCATGACTCAAAGCTTAATATTCATTTGATCAAC GCTGGAAAATATGCGAGTGTGATTACCCAACAATGCCTGTTTGTATGGTGGAGGAACAAAGGGAATAACGACTCCGGAGCCTCATTCATAATCTGGGTCATTATTGCCACAATTAGTGCGATTTACACCTGTAGTTGG GATTTTATTATCGACTGGAGCTTGTTCAGACCAAACTCTGGACTGCTTCGTAAAGACCTGGGTTACAGTCGACGATAT GTGTACTATTTTGCCATGGTGTCCAACTTTTTGATTCGATTCGTCTTCGTTTG GTATATCCCGTTTTCCACTCAAAACATCCGATTACGAagttttttcttctcgctGGCAGAGATGCTCCGTAGATGGCAATGGAATTTCT TTCGTGTCGAGACTGAACACCTTGGTAACGCCGATGCCTATCGG GTTACTCGCGAGATTCCCTTACCGTATCGCCGTGTCGATCGCGATTCGGATGAGGAATCAGATCCTCACGAAATCGAAAAGTCAAAGGGCCGATCAGGTCGCCACCATATGTCAGTCAATCTTGACCGCCTTCGACGCAGTATTCGGGATCGTAACACCGATGAAGGACGGGGGCCAGATGCGTTAGATGCGGGTCCAAGGGGTCACGCACCAGAAAGAGATTATGAGGCCAGAAGGCCTGGGGATATACAAGAGAGAGTCCCGATTGGTGAACAACGAGTGTAA